Proteins encoded in a region of the Ancylobacter sp. SL191 genome:
- a CDS encoding four-carbon acid sugar kinase family protein, with the protein MRLLADDLTGALDSAAALATPRCRIPVLWQPERALPAVAAIDPGTQEMDGDRPIRRHDRLADGLLGGEPAFKKIDSRMRGNWTAELAALSTRMAGWHLVVAPPFPFSAASPGRAARGR; encoded by the coding sequence CTGCGCCTTCTCGCCGACGACCTCACCGGTGCACTGGACAGCGCCGCCGCGCTCGCTACGCCCCGCTGCCGGATCCCGGTATTGTGGCAGCCCGAGCGCGCCCTGCCGGCCGTCGCGGCCATCGACCCTGGCACACAAGAGATGGATGGCGACAGGCCGATCCGCCGCCATGACCGCCTCGCCGACGGGCTTCTTGGGGGCGAACCAGCCTTCAAGAAGATCGACAGCCGCATGCGCGGTAACTGGACGGCGGAGCTTGCCGCGCTCTCGACGAGAATGGCCGGCTGGCACCTCGTCGTCGCTCCGCCCTTCCCTTTCAGCGCCGCGTCACCCGGGCGGGCTGCCCGTGGCAGATAG
- a CDS encoding sugar ABC transporter ATP-binding protein, which translates to MMDATGRPGAGERQTVSREMRASSVSKSYGATVALEHADIALKAGEVHALLGENGAGKSTLVRIFTGAVIPDRGEMRLHGETYAPRSIIEARKREVATAFQELSLVPNLSVAQNFLLPALAGRGSPLISHRHVIARGAEILERHGLVRIDPAARVGDLPLAERQRIEIARAIENAGRVLILDEPTASLAETDWLFEQIGKARARGVAILYISHRLAEVREICSSATVLRNGRSIDTVSLASASDGDIFEMMVGHRVEHARRPARVADPASAPRLAVEKLVGHGLRGVSLHLGEGEILGVAALEGQGQRGLFRLLAGLETPAGGVIRVDGKVAAYRSPRAALHCGSGISYLPEERKTEGILAGLSAATNVVLPLLRRVGRAGLIGRHDEEKAAQPSAHQVALNVRYLGFAIGDLSGGNQQKALMARTLATGARTLLLFDPTRGVDVGTKESIYAAIRAFAERGGSVLFYSSELPEIVQLADRCLVLYGGQVFRDLEGDAIAEQTLVAAMIGHDPCAPAGRAPVSFATPAHAVAENAR; encoded by the coding sequence ATGATGGACGCCACAGGCCGCCCCGGTGCCGGGGAGCGGCAGACCGTGTCTCGCGAGATGCGAGCCTCCAGCGTCAGCAAGTCGTATGGCGCGACCGTCGCGCTCGAACATGCCGATATTGCGCTGAAGGCCGGCGAGGTTCATGCGCTGCTCGGCGAGAACGGGGCGGGCAAGTCCACTCTCGTGCGCATCTTCACTGGTGCGGTGATCCCCGATCGTGGCGAGATGCGGCTGCATGGCGAGACCTACGCGCCGCGTTCCATCATCGAGGCGCGCAAGCGCGAGGTCGCCACGGCCTTTCAGGAGTTGAGCCTCGTTCCCAATCTGAGCGTGGCGCAGAATTTCCTGCTTCCGGCGCTCGCCGGGCGCGGTTCGCCGCTGATCTCGCATCGCCACGTCATCGCCCGTGGCGCGGAAATCCTGGAACGCCACGGGCTCGTGCGGATCGATCCGGCGGCGCGCGTCGGCGACCTGCCGCTCGCCGAGCGCCAGCGCATCGAGATCGCCCGCGCCATCGAGAATGCCGGCCGTGTGTTGATCCTCGACGAGCCAACCGCCTCGCTGGCCGAGACGGACTGGCTGTTCGAACAAATTGGCAAGGCGCGGGCGCGGGGCGTCGCCATTCTCTACATTTCGCATAGGCTCGCCGAAGTGCGGGAAATCTGCTCGTCGGCGACCGTGCTGCGCAACGGTCGCTCCATCGACACGGTGAGCCTCGCCAGTGCCAGCGATGGCGACATTTTCGAGATGATGGTCGGTCACCGGGTCGAGCATGCGCGCCGGCCCGCGCGGGTGGCCGACCCGGCAAGCGCGCCGCGTCTTGCTGTCGAGAAACTGGTCGGTCATGGGCTGCGCGGGGTGAGCCTGCACCTCGGGGAGGGCGAGATCCTCGGCGTCGCCGCGCTGGAAGGCCAGGGCCAGCGCGGTCTGTTCCGCCTTCTGGCCGGGCTCGAGACGCCGGCCGGCGGCGTGATCCGCGTCGACGGAAAGGTGGCCGCCTATCGCAGCCCGCGCGCCGCGTTGCATTGCGGCTCAGGCATCAGCTATCTCCCGGAAGAACGCAAGACGGAAGGCATCCTCGCCGGCCTGTCGGCCGCCACCAATGTGGTTCTGCCCCTCCTGCGACGCGTGGGCCGGGCGGGTTTGATCGGCCGGCACGACGAGGAAAAGGCGGCACAGCCTTCGGCGCATCAGGTGGCGCTGAACGTGCGCTATCTCGGTTTCGCGATCGGCGACCTCTCCGGCGGCAATCAGCAAAAGGCGCTGATGGCGCGCACGCTGGCCACCGGCGCACGCACGCTGCTGCTGTTCGACCCCACGCGCGGCGTCGATGTCGGTACCAAGGAATCCATCTATGCCGCCATCCGCGCCTTCGCCGAGCGCGGCGGCTCGGTGCTGTTCTATTCCTCGGAACTGCCCGAGATCGTCCAATTGGCCGATCGCTGCCTCGTTCTTTATGGCGGGCAGGTGTTCCGCGATCTGGAAGGCGACGCCATCGCCGAACAGACGCTGGTGGCGGCGATGATCGGGCATGACCCGTGCGCGCCGGCCGGCCGCGCGCCCGTCTCCTTCGCCACCCCCGCTCACGCCGTCGCGGAGAATGCCCGATGA
- a CDS encoding ABC transporter permease: MSDIATARASRSAPPVARSGPAPRHRLWRLTHGAGLILGLYVLLYALYAYQQPRALDTYAIAALMNNTAPLALAAAGQTLVVLSRGFDLSIAGVISLTNVVLAVYPLEGPGGALLSLLVCLAIGGAVGAVNGWLVAYLRLQSIAATLATMIICQGIALVILNAPGGAVSDWIADELTGRLWGVVPVSGLAVAVVIGLWLLVRRTDYGVALYAIGADEPAAALSGVNVRRTRFLTFVAAGMLYGVAGLMLSAQTATGNPNSGTPLLLLSFAAVALGGTSLSGGRGGLFASVMGAATLTLLQKVLFSSGVSSFYTGLFQGVVLIVAVVFSGLLTRIGERK, translated from the coding sequence ATGAGCGACATTGCAACTGCGCGCGCCTCCCGTTCCGCGCCTCCCGTCGCCCGCTCCGGCCCGGCCCCGCGTCACCGGCTCTGGCGGCTGACGCATGGCGCCGGCCTGATCCTCGGCCTCTATGTGCTGCTCTATGCGCTTTACGCCTACCAGCAGCCGCGCGCTCTCGACACCTACGCCATCGCCGCGCTGATGAACAACACGGCCCCGCTGGCGCTCGCGGCGGCCGGGCAGACGCTGGTGGTGTTGAGCCGGGGCTTCGACCTCTCGATCGCCGGTGTGATCTCGCTCACCAACGTCGTGCTGGCGGTCTATCCCCTGGAAGGGCCGGGCGGGGCGTTGCTTTCGCTGCTGGTCTGCCTCGCCATCGGCGGGGCCGTGGGGGCGGTGAATGGGTGGCTGGTGGCCTATCTCCGGCTCCAGTCCATCGCCGCCACGCTGGCGACCATGATCATCTGCCAGGGCATCGCGCTGGTGATCCTCAATGCGCCGGGCGGGGCGGTCTCCGACTGGATCGCCGACGAATTGACCGGTCGGCTGTGGGGCGTGGTGCCGGTTTCGGGGCTGGCGGTTGCCGTGGTGATCGGGCTGTGGCTGCTGGTGCGGCGCACCGATTACGGGGTCGCGCTCTACGCCATCGGCGCCGACGAGCCCGCCGCCGCGCTCTCGGGCGTCAATGTGCGGCGCACGCGCTTCCTCACTTTTGTCGCGGCCGGCATGCTGTACGGGGTCGCCGGGCTGATGCTGAGCGCGCAGACGGCGACCGGCAATCCCAATTCCGGCACGCCGCTGCTGCTGCTCTCCTTCGCGGCCGTGGCGCTGGGCGGCACCTCGCTGAGCGGCGGACGCGGCGGGCTGTTCGCCTCGGTGATGGGAGCGGCGACGCTCACCCTGCTGCAGAAGGTGCTGTTCTCCAGCGGCGTCTCGTCCTTCTACACCGGCCTGTTCCAGGGCGTGGTGCTGATCGTGGCCGTGGTCTTCAGCGGTCTGCTGACCCGGATCGGAGAGCGGAAATGA
- a CDS encoding ABC transporter permease produces the protein MNENPISQARFQQNGDTRRSARISAETVSTLAVAILCVVLLVGARFISPSLGSWSQVETVLVLGSFLVVLSFGQGLVILTGGLDLSLPAVATLSGILATNWVGASDPGAWYLLPLVLLVCGGVGFLSAAGIVWLKVPPFIMTLAMSIIVSSLLLGYTKGTPRGASPDAAVALMKGHLLGLPAPVLFLVVFVLLGWLFQSRSIYGRYLYAIGTNVEAARIAGAPVTAMRILPYVVSAMSAGFAGLMLVGYSSGATLRMGDSYLLPSIAAVVIGGSSILGGRGTFLGTVGGAILLTTLGTIISAVGLEFGLRTIIEGAIVLVALLLLREELFQKLGSLWR, from the coding sequence ATGAACGAGAATCCGATCTCGCAGGCCCGCTTCCAGCAGAACGGCGACACGCGGCGCAGCGCGCGCATCAGCGCCGAGACGGTGAGCACCCTCGCTGTGGCGATCCTGTGCGTCGTCCTTCTGGTCGGCGCGCGCTTCATTAGCCCCTCGCTGGGCTCCTGGTCGCAGGTGGAGACAGTATTGGTGCTGGGCTCGTTCCTGGTGGTGCTGTCCTTCGGGCAGGGACTGGTCATCCTCACCGGCGGGCTCGATCTGTCGCTGCCGGCGGTAGCCACGTTGAGCGGCATCCTCGCGACCAATTGGGTGGGCGCCAGCGATCCCGGCGCCTGGTATCTGCTGCCGCTGGTGCTGCTGGTCTGCGGAGGCGTCGGCTTCCTTTCCGCCGCCGGCATCGTCTGGCTGAAGGTGCCGCCCTTCATCATGACGCTGGCGATGTCGATCATCGTGTCCTCGCTGCTGCTGGGCTACACCAAGGGCACGCCGCGCGGCGCCTCTCCTGACGCGGCGGTGGCGCTGATGAAGGGCCATCTCCTCGGGCTTCCGGCGCCCGTCTTGTTCCTTGTCGTCTTCGTGCTGCTGGGGTGGCTGTTCCAGAGCCGCTCGATCTATGGGCGCTATCTCTATGCCATCGGCACCAATGTGGAGGCGGCGCGCATTGCCGGCGCTCCGGTTACGGCGATGCGCATCCTGCCCTATGTGGTCAGCGCGATGAGCGCTGGCTTCGCCGGCCTGATGCTGGTGGGCTATTCCAGCGGCGCCACGCTGCGCATGGGCGACAGCTACCTGTTGCCGTCCATCGCGGCGGTGGTGATCGGCGGCTCCTCCATCCTGGGCGGGCGCGGCACGTTTCTCGGCACGGTGGGCGGGGCGATCCTGCTGACCACGCTCGGCACCATCATCTCTGCCGTCGGCCTCGAATTCGGCCTGCGCACCATCATTGAAGGCGCCATCGTGCTGGTAGCGCTGCTGCTCCTGCGCGAGGAGCTTTTCCAGAAACTCGGCTCTCTCTGGCGTTAA
- a CDS encoding sugar ABC transporter substrate-binding protein — translation MISTLLKTATAALLLGATCMAAIQPAQAAPPKDGKKYKIYLSLSYSGNAWQSEAANIVKALAATPPYNDIVELKEVISGADPQAQISAYESMIDAGADGIVSFPISATALNRTIKRGCEQGVLFFMYDATVTESCAYNVSYLSSGFGENSAQALVNALGGKGKIFLSRGVPGNSVDQRHTDGAKHIFAKYPGIEVVSEYYSFWDDRTTQQETAKALAAHPDVQGIWAQAGEYGAIQALLDKGGNLVPVTGENSNGFRLALADPAMQAKGLTGVSAGSPPAQSGYAFKLMMEILTGKRELKPTNIEYPLPWVPADKVKLCAGEKFENGCNVFPKDRVPSSFVTEVLNPVLLPELNIDSALNGTPVKGATIQPLPAEIVKAANEPGINCGRCEAAKDQYKLTKVAPTVN, via the coding sequence ATGATATCGACGCTGCTCAAGACCGCGACCGCCGCGCTGTTGCTTGGGGCGACCTGCATGGCGGCCATCCAGCCGGCACAGGCCGCGCCTCCCAAGGACGGAAAGAAGTACAAAATCTATCTCAGCCTCAGCTATTCGGGTAATGCCTGGCAGTCCGAGGCCGCCAATATCGTCAAGGCGCTGGCGGCGACGCCGCCCTATAACGACATTGTCGAGTTGAAGGAGGTCATCTCCGGCGCCGACCCGCAGGCGCAGATCTCCGCCTATGAGAGCATGATCGACGCTGGCGCGGATGGCATTGTCAGCTTCCCGATTTCCGCCACCGCGCTCAACCGCACCATCAAGCGCGGCTGCGAGCAGGGCGTGCTGTTCTTCATGTACGACGCCACCGTGACCGAGAGCTGCGCCTATAACGTCAGCTATCTGTCCTCCGGCTTCGGCGAGAACTCGGCGCAGGCGCTGGTCAATGCGCTCGGTGGCAAGGGCAAGATCTTCCTGTCGCGCGGCGTGCCCGGCAACTCGGTCGACCAGCGCCACACCGATGGTGCCAAGCACATCTTTGCCAAATATCCCGGCATTGAGGTGGTGTCCGAATATTACTCGTTCTGGGATGACCGCACGACGCAGCAAGAGACCGCCAAGGCTCTTGCTGCGCACCCCGATGTCCAGGGCATCTGGGCGCAGGCCGGCGAATACGGCGCCATCCAGGCGCTGCTCGACAAGGGCGGCAATCTCGTGCCGGTCACGGGCGAGAACTCCAATGGTTTCCGCCTCGCCCTCGCCGACCCGGCGATGCAGGCGAAGGGGCTGACCGGCGTCTCGGCCGGCTCGCCGCCGGCGCAGTCGGGCTATGCCTTCAAGCTGATGATGGAAATCCTCACCGGCAAGCGGGAGCTCAAGCCGACAAATATCGAATACCCGCTGCCTTGGGTTCCCGCCGATAAGGTCAAGCTGTGCGCGGGTGAAAAATTCGAGAACGGCTGCAACGTCTTCCCGAAGGATCGCGTGCCGTCCTCCTTTGTCACCGAAGTCCTGAATCCGGTACTGCTGCCTGAGCTGAACATCGACTCGGCCCTGAACGGCACCCCGGTGAAGGGCGCGACCATCCAGCCGCTGCCGGCCGAGATCGTGAAGGCCGCCAATGAGCCGGGCATCAACTGCGGGCGCTGCGAGGCGGCCAAGGATCAGTACAAGCTCACCAAGGTTGCGCCGACAGTGAACTGA
- a CDS encoding LacI family DNA-binding transcriptional regulator, which produces MKDLARDLGMSVSTVSRAFYPDAVVASETRRLVLERATALGYRPNPFAQSLITKKTQIVGMVVADLTNPFYPEVMTEMTAMLQEAGMNVMLAAANQPEKIDDAVDLLLTYQPDLVIVLAANMASHAREKCEGAGAPCIFFNRLSADGLGFGVTCDNEAGGRLVADHLIDSGHRHLAYVSAFPGASTNVERGKGFSSRAVERGFAPPVVIEAGRFSYEAGYAAGLDAAKAGRPLDGVFCANDIVAIGFIAGVQESRRFRVPDDISVVGFDDITMAGWPSHLLTTVAQPLDGMMAATVSLARELAVDRRQDPHILRLPPGELIERNTTRKRDGGAR; this is translated from the coding sequence GTGAAGGACCTCGCACGCGATCTCGGCATGTCGGTCTCGACGGTTTCGCGCGCCTTCTACCCGGACGCGGTTGTCGCCTCGGAGACGCGCCGGCTGGTGCTGGAGCGCGCCACCGCGCTCGGCTACCGCCCCAATCCCTTCGCCCAGAGTCTGATCACCAAGAAGACCCAGATCGTCGGCATGGTGGTCGCCGACCTGACGAACCCGTTCTATCCCGAAGTCATGACCGAGATGACGGCGATGCTGCAGGAGGCCGGCATGAATGTGATGCTCGCCGCCGCCAACCAGCCGGAGAAGATCGACGATGCGGTTGACCTCCTGCTGACCTATCAGCCTGACCTCGTGATCGTGCTTGCCGCCAACATGGCCTCGCATGCCCGCGAGAAATGCGAGGGCGCCGGGGCGCCGTGCATCTTCTTCAATCGCCTCTCCGCGGACGGTCTTGGCTTCGGCGTGACCTGCGACAACGAGGCGGGTGGCCGGTTGGTCGCCGATCACCTCATCGATAGTGGCCACCGGCATCTCGCCTATGTATCGGCCTTTCCCGGCGCCTCCACCAATGTGGAGCGCGGCAAAGGATTCAGCAGCCGGGCGGTGGAGCGGGGCTTCGCGCCGCCCGTCGTGATCGAGGCCGGTCGCTTCAGCTACGAGGCCGGCTATGCCGCCGGGCTCGATGCGGCGAAGGCAGGGCGCCCACTCGACGGCGTGTTTTGCGCCAACGACATCGTCGCCATCGGCTTCATCGCCGGGGTGCAGGAGAGTCGCCGGTTTCGTGTGCCGGACGACATCTCGGTCGTCGGCTTCGACGATATCACCATGGCGGGCTGGCCTTCGCACCTGCTGACGACGGTGGCGCAGCCGCTGGACGGGATGATGGCAGCGACCGTCAGCCTCGCCCGTGAACTCGCCGTCGACCGCAGGCAGGATCCGCACATTCTGCGCCTGCCGCCCGGCGAACTGATTGAGCGAAACACGACGCGCAAGCGGGATGGAGGGGCCAGATGA
- a CDS encoding N-acyl homoserine lactonase family protein gives MSDYSIWVCEYSYVKNYHKSGVLYGAHNQGFVKLPYCYVVIKGRDHVAMVDVGYNDKDYGKLLGDRFGVENWRNPTTVLAEVGVKPEDVDTCFITHAHFDHFGNVEDFPNAKFYIQEREIAKWVWAMSLPDRLRWMMVAVDPGDIVRGADLARQKRLVTVNGALSDVLPGIDLHAADDSHTWGSMWVTVRNDGQEQSQDTWVLAGDLVYVFENIHGPGAAVDEKEVYTPVGLAVGSQANLVLATEAMMKQVNYDSHRVIPVHEERLRDTFPSRITREGLRITEICLADGETSKVSA, from the coding sequence ATGTCCGACTATTCGATCTGGGTGTGCGAATATTCCTATGTGAAGAACTACCACAAGAGCGGCGTGCTCTATGGGGCGCACAACCAGGGTTTCGTGAAGCTTCCCTATTGCTACGTCGTCATCAAGGGCCGCGATCATGTGGCCATGGTCGATGTCGGCTATAACGACAAGGACTATGGCAAGCTTCTGGGTGATCGCTTCGGCGTGGAGAACTGGCGCAACCCCACAACGGTTCTGGCCGAAGTCGGCGTGAAGCCGGAGGATGTGGATACCTGTTTCATCACACATGCGCATTTCGACCATTTCGGCAATGTCGAGGACTTCCCGAACGCTAAGTTCTACATTCAGGAGCGCGAGATCGCGAAATGGGTCTGGGCGATGTCGCTGCCCGATCGCCTGCGCTGGATGATGGTGGCGGTCGATCCCGGCGACATTGTTCGCGGTGCCGATCTCGCCCGGCAGAAGCGTCTCGTCACGGTCAACGGCGCCTTGAGCGACGTGCTGCCCGGCATCGATCTGCACGCGGCTGATGACAGCCACACCTGGGGCTCCATGTGGGTCACGGTACGCAATGACGGACAGGAGCAGTCGCAGGACACCTGGGTACTCGCGGGCGATCTCGTCTATGTCTTCGAAAACATTCACGGCCCTGGGGCGGCCGTCGATGAGAAGGAAGTTTATACGCCAGTGGGTCTTGCCGTTGGCAGCCAGGCAAATCTCGTGCTCGCCACCGAGGCGATGATGAAGCAGGTCAACTACGATTCGCACCGCGTCATCCCGGTGCATGAGGAGCGCCTGCGCGATACTTTTCCCTCGCGCATCACCCGGGAAGGTCTGCGGATCACCGAGATCTGCCTTGCCGACGGCGAAACCTCGAAGGTGTCGGCATGA
- a CDS encoding 3-hydroxyacyl-CoA dehydrogenase, which translates to MTRPAPATARIIAIIGAGLVGSGWALVFARAGLRVQVYDPAPEVRARILPWARESATALADAGLMEDVAAVIGRLHVVDTLEAALDGATYVQESVFERVEVKTDICRAIDAVMAPNAIVGSSSSGIPASRFTEGCARRGRFLIAHPVNPPHLAPVVELVPAPWTDAAALADVRELMQTVGQVPVTLAREIDGFILNRLQGALLNEAWALYDEGYAGLADIDATIAHGLGLRWAFMGPFETIDLNAPGGIVDYAARLGGMYHAMAQSRPPQPWPEDTIRRAGEERRAALPEAELAARRAWRDKALTGLAAFKKASGLAP; encoded by the coding sequence ATGACGCGCCCGGCACCTGCCACGGCTCGTATCATCGCCATCATAGGTGCGGGTTTGGTCGGTTCTGGCTGGGCGCTGGTGTTTGCCCGCGCCGGGTTGCGGGTGCAGGTCTACGATCCCGCGCCCGAAGTCCGCGCCCGTATCCTGCCCTGGGCGCGGGAGAGCGCGACCGCACTGGCCGATGCCGGGCTCATGGAGGATGTCGCGGCTGTGATCGGCCGTCTGCATGTGGTCGACACGCTCGAGGCGGCGCTCGACGGCGCCACCTATGTGCAGGAATCGGTCTTCGAGCGCGTGGAGGTGAAGACCGACATATGCCGCGCCATCGATGCCGTCATGGCGCCGAATGCCATTGTCGGTTCTTCGTCCTCGGGCATCCCTGCCTCGCGCTTTACCGAGGGGTGCGCCCGTCGCGGGCGCTTCCTGATCGCTCATCCGGTCAACCCGCCGCATCTTGCCCCGGTGGTCGAGCTGGTTCCGGCGCCCTGGACGGATGCCGCGGCGCTCGCCGACGTGCGCGAACTGATGCAGACGGTCGGGCAGGTGCCGGTGACGCTCGCCCGCGAGATCGACGGCTTCATCCTGAATCGCCTTCAGGGTGCGCTGCTGAACGAGGCCTGGGCTCTCTATGACGAGGGTTATGCCGGCCTCGCCGACATCGACGCCACCATTGCGCATGGTCTCGGGCTGCGCTGGGCGTTCATGGGGCCATTCGAGACCATCGACCTCAACGCGCCAGGTGGCATTGTCGACTATGCCGCCCGGCTTGGCGGCATGTACCATGCCATGGCGCAGAGCCGCCCGCCCCAACCTTGGCCGGAAGACACCATCCGCCGCGCCGGCGAAGAGCGCCGCGCGGCGCTTCCGGAAGCCGAGCTCGCGGCCCGCCGCGCCTGGCGTGACAAAGCGCTCACCGGCCTCGCTGCCTTCAAGAAGGCTAGTGGGCTCGCTCCCTAG
- the hisD gene encoding histidinol dehydrogenase, with product MAVTYLKRGKPADERSQDDRKVRETVETILADIEARGDVAVRELSEKFDRYSPPTFRLTLSDIEALMARVSTRDMEDIRFAQEQVRNFAQAQRNSMTDIEIETLPGVILGHRNIPVQSVGCYVPGGKFPMVASAHMSVLTAAVAGVPRIAAATPPFKGEPNPAVIAAMHLGGAHEIYVMGGIQAIGALAIGTETIAPVDMLVGPGNAYVAEAKRQLYGRVGIDLFAGPTETMVIADNTVDGEICATDLLGQAEHGYNSPAVLVTNSRRLAEDTLAEIDRLLALLPTADTATKSWADYGEVILCDTHEEMLEVANDIASEHVQVMTDRDDWYLANMHSYGALFLGARTNVANGDKVIGTNHTLPTHKAGRYTGGLWVGKFLKTHSYQKITTDEAAAMIGAYGSRLCLLEGFVGHAEQCNVRVRRYGHKNVPYGEAAE from the coding sequence ATGGCCGTAACCTATTTGAAGCGCGGCAAGCCCGCCGATGAGCGCTCGCAGGACGACCGCAAGGTTCGTGAGACGGTCGAGACCATCTTGGCCGACATTGAGGCGCGCGGCGATGTGGCGGTGCGTGAACTGTCGGAGAAGTTCGATCGCTATTCACCGCCTACCTTCCGTCTGACGCTCAGCGATATTGAGGCGCTGATGGCGCGGGTCTCGACGCGGGATATGGAGGACATCCGTTTCGCCCAGGAGCAGGTGCGCAATTTCGCGCAGGCCCAGCGCAACTCGATGACGGATATCGAGATCGAGACGCTGCCCGGCGTTATTCTTGGCCACAGGAACATCCCGGTGCAGTCGGTCGGCTGCTACGTGCCGGGCGGCAAATTCCCGATGGTCGCCTCGGCTCACATGTCGGTGCTGACCGCCGCCGTGGCCGGCGTGCCGCGCATCGCCGCCGCCACCCCGCCTTTCAAGGGCGAACCCAACCCGGCTGTGATTGCCGCCATGCATTTGGGGGGGGCCCACGAGATCTACGTAATGGGTGGCATTCAGGCTATCGGCGCGCTGGCAATCGGCACCGAAACTATCGCCCCGGTCGACATGTTGGTCGGCCCCGGCAACGCCTATGTTGCCGAGGCAAAGCGCCAGCTCTATGGCCGCGTCGGCATTGACCTGTTCGCCGGTCCCACCGAGACCATGGTGATCGCCGACAATACGGTGGATGGTGAGATCTGCGCGACCGATCTGCTCGGGCAGGCGGAGCATGGCTACAATTCGCCGGCCGTTCTGGTCACCAACAGCCGCCGGCTCGCCGAGGACACCCTCGCTGAGATCGACCGCCTTCTCGCGCTATTGCCGACGGCCGATACCGCGACCAAGTCGTGGGCCGATTATGGCGAGGTCATCCTGTGCGACACCCATGAGGAGATGCTCGAGGTCGCCAACGACATCGCCTCCGAGCATGTCCAGGTCATGACCGACCGCGACGACTGGTATCTCGCCAACATGCACTCCTATGGCGCGCTGTTCCTCGGCGCCCGCACCAATGTCGCCAATGGCGACAAGGTGATCGGCACCAACCACACGCTGCCGACCCACAAGGCGGGGCGTTACACGGGCGGTCTCTGGGTCGGCAAGTTCCTCAAGACGCACAGCTACCAGAAGATCACCACCGACGAGGCGGCGGCTATGATCGGGGCCTATGGCTCCCGGCTCTGCCTGCTTGAGGGCTTTGTCGGTCATGCCGAGCAGTGCAATGTGCGCGTGCGCCGCTACGGGCACAAGAACGTGCCTTATGGCGAGGCCGCGGAATGA
- a CDS encoding SDR family NAD(P)-dependent oxidoreductase, with translation MNAALPSFRLDGRRVLVTGAGRGIGLAIAQACAASGAEVTLCARSAGEIGAATDDLRAQGFKAETMSADVTDVAGFAALIAARPAFDVFVNNAGMNRPKPLADVTVEDYDAVLGLNLRSAVFAAKAVTAGMIEARRGGSVINMSSQMGHVGAANRTIYCASKWGLEGFTKALAVELAPHRIRVNTICPTFIESPMTEPYFRDPVFRSDVLSKIPLGRIGRVDEVAAAAVFLASDGATLMTGSALMLDGGWTAL, from the coding sequence ATGAATGCCGCCCTACCATCGTTCCGGCTCGACGGACGCCGGGTGCTGGTGACGGGCGCGGGGCGGGGCATCGGTCTTGCCATTGCGCAGGCCTGTGCCGCCTCCGGCGCCGAGGTTACCCTCTGCGCCCGTTCGGCGGGCGAGATCGGCGCGGCCACCGACGATTTGCGGGCGCAAGGCTTCAAAGCTGAAACAATGTCGGCCGACGTCACCGATGTGGCGGGTTTTGCCGCACTCATCGCGGCGCGCCCCGCCTTTGATGTCTTCGTCAATAATGCCGGCATGAACCGGCCCAAGCCGCTCGCCGATGTCACGGTCGAGGATTACGACGCCGTCCTGGGGCTGAACCTTCGTAGCGCCGTGTTCGCCGCCAAGGCCGTTACCGCCGGAATGATCGAGGCGAGGCGAGGCGGATCGGTGATCAACATGTCGTCGCAGATGGGGCATGTCGGGGCGGCCAACCGCACGATCTACTGCGCCTCGAAATGGGGGTTAGAGGGCTTCACCAAGGCGCTCGCGGTCGAACTGGCGCCGCACCGTATCCGCGTCAACACCATCTGTCCCACCTTCATCGAGTCACCGATGACCGAACCCTACTTTCGCGATCCGGTTTTCCGTTCGGACGTGCTGTCGAAGATTCCGCTCGGTCGCATTGGGCGCGTGGACGAAGTGGCGGCGGCGGCGGTTTTCCTCGCCTCTGATGGCGCGACGCTGATGACGGGCAGCGCGCTGATGTTGGATGGGGGCTGGACAGCTCTGTGA